A genomic region of Denticeps clupeoides chromosome 17, fDenClu1.1, whole genome shotgun sequence contains the following coding sequences:
- the sin3aa gene encoding SIN3 transcription regulator family member Aa isoform X4: protein MSSVVKSAAAAARGFRVSRSPHEYVFKMKRRLDEQELIFPSQPRRLTGKTETFQHRVLAPAPAVYDAVADTMQPTPGIQYPVPQGYQVPTVAQSSSSHGHTPNPAMHSGSHHHNTAVQSHGPSVVQGHAHPPAPPASAQGQQQFQRLKVEDALSYLDQVKLQFGSQPQVYNDFLDIMKEFKSQSIDTPGVISRVSQLFKGHPDLIMGFNTFLPPGYKIEVQTNDLVNVTTPGQIHHITPHGISVQNIPPVAPAQPQTPLAGPTTTTAPAPPAQPSPKTNKQPLQSPALTPSSQPNPSIPPYASPRSPPLQPHTQVSSTPNATPLQNNQPVEFNHAISYVNKIKNRFQGQPDIYKAFLEILHTYQKEQRNAKEAGGNYTPALTEQEVYAQVARLFKNQEDLLSEFGQFLPDANSSALLSKTTAEKAESVRNDHGGTVKKLQLNNKQRPNQNGCQIRRPSGPGTTPPVKKKLKVLKDGSLAETSKHGVGTESQFFEKVRKALRSAEAYENFLRCLVIFNQEVISRAELVQLVMPFLGKFPELFTWLKNFLGYKEMSHIETYPKERATEGIAMEIDYASCKRLGSSYRALPKSYQQPKCTGRTPLCKEVLNDTWVSFPSWSEDSTFVSSKKTQYEEHIYRCEDERFELDVVLETNLATIRVLETVQKKLSRMSAEEQAKFHLDNTLGGSSEVIHRKAIQRIYGDKAPDIIDGLKRNPAVSVPIVLRRLKTKDEEWREAQRGFNKIWREQNEKYYLKSLDHQGINFKQNDTKVLRSKTLLNEIESIYDERQEQISDENGSLSTGPHLTLTYEDRQILEDAAALIIHHVKRQTSIQKEDKYKIKQIVYHFIPDMLFSQRGELSDVEEEEEEEEMEIDENGAKKHNGVGGGNSPSKSKLLFSSSAAQKLRSCEEAYNLFYVNNNWYIFLRLHQTLCSRLLRLYTQAEKQIEEDLREKDWEREVLGLRRDKNDNPAIQLRLKEPMDIEVEDYYSAFLDMVRNLLDGNMEASHYEDSLREMFTIHAYVAFTMDKLIQSIVRQLQHIVSDEICVQVTDLYLAECGSGATGGPLSTQASRSSAEGAYQRKAEQLMADENCFKLMFLKNRANVQLTVDLLDTEEENSDEPADTERWSDYVGRYLNAEATSTELREHLAQKPVFLPRNLRRIRKCQRGREQQEKELKEGGKKENAENMKMECMFKLNSYKMVYVCKSEDYMYRRTALLRAHQSHERVSTRLHQRFQAWVDSWVKDNVTHDMAAETTKWLMGDGRKGLVPCSTTCEPEVLHFMNINKYRVKYGTSHKAP from the exons ATGTCCAGTGTGGTGAagagtgctgctgctgcagctcgtGGATTTCGCGT GTCTAGAAGCCCCCACGAGTATGTGTTCAAAATGAAGCGGCGGTTGGATGAACAGGAACTGATCTTCCCATCCCAGCCACGTCGGCTCACCGGCAAAACGGAGACTTTCCAGCATCGTGTTCTGGCCCCTGCGCCAGCTGTGTATGACGCTGTGGCAGACACTATGCAGCCTACCCCTGGTATCCAGTATCCAGTTCCACAAGGGTACCAG GTTCCAACAGTGGCACAGAGTTCCAGCAGTCATGGACACACCCCTAACCCTGCCATGCACAGTGGCTCCCACCACCACAACACAGCTGTTCAGTCTCACGGGCCATCTGTGGTTCAGGGACACGCTCACCCCCCTGCGCCTCCTGCCTCGGCCCAGGGTCAGCAGCAGTTCCAGAGACTTAAG GTTGAGGATGCTTTGTCTTATCTGGACCAAGTAAAACTACAGTTTGGGAGTCAACCACAAGTCTACAATGATTTCCTTGACATAATGAAGGAGTTCAAATCTCAGAG CATTGACACACCAGGGGTAATCAGCAGGGTGTCTCAGCTTTTCAAAGGCCACCCTGACCTCATCATGGGATTCAATACTTTTTTGCCTCCTGGTTACAAGATTGAGGTGCAGACCAATGACCTGGTTAATGTAACCACCCCAGGACAGATCCACCACATCACCCCCCACGGGATCTCAGTCCAAAATATCCCACCTGTAGCACCAGCCCAGCCCCAGACACCACTGGCTGGTCCTACTACGACCACTGCACCAGCTCCCCCTGCACAGCCTTCCCCCAAGACTAACAAG CAACCACTGCAGTCTCCAGCTCTGACCCCAAGCAGCCAACCCAATCCGTCCATTCCGCCATATGCCTCTCCAAGATCTCCACCACTGCAGCCCCACACCCAAGTCAGCAGCACTCCTAATGCCACACCCCTACAGAACAACCAGCCTGTTGAGTTTAACCATGCCATCAGCTACGTCAACAAAATCAAGAACCGTTTCCAAGGACAACCAGACATCTACAAAGCTTTTCTGGAGATCTTGCACACCTATCAG AAAGAGCAGCGAAATGCTAAGGAGGCTGGTGGGAACTACACCCCAGCTCTCACTGAGCAGGAGGTTTACGCTCAGGTTGCGCGACTCTTCAAGAACCAGGAGGACCTTCTGTCAGAGTTCGGCCAGTTCCTGCCTGATGCCAATAGTTCAGCA ctgcTAAGTAAGACTACTGCAGAGAAGGCAGAATCTGTACGCAATGATCATGGGGGCACTGTGAAGAAGCTTCAGCTCAATAACAAACAGCGGCCCAATCAGAATGGTTGCCAGATCCGTAGACCCTCTGGGCCTGGAACCACACCTCCAGTGAAG AAAAAGCTCAAGGTGCTGAAAGATGGATCTCTAGCAGAGACCAGCAAGCACGGAGTTGGAACGGAGTCTCAGTTCTTTGAGAAG GTGCGTAAGGCCCTGCGGAGTGCCGAGGCCTATGAGAACTTCTTGCGGTGCCTAGTCATCTTTAATCAGGAGGTGATCTCTCGAGCTGAGCTGGTGCAGTTGGTGATGCCGTTCTTAGG GAAATTCCCAGAACTTTTTACCTGGCTCAAGAACTTTCTTGGCTACAAAGAAATGTCCCATATTGAGACGTACCCCAAAGAGCGAGCCACTGAGGGGATTGCTATGGAGATCGACTACGCCTCTTGTAAGAGGCTTGGGTCAAGTTACAGAGCACTTCCCAAAAGCTACCAGCAGCCCAAGTGCACAGGCCGAACGCCCCTCTGCAAAGAG GTTCTGAATGACACATGGGTGTCATTTCCCTCTTGGTCAGAGGACTCAACATTTGTTAGCTCAAAGAAGACTCAGTATGAGGAGCACATCTACCGCTGTGAAGATGAGCGCTTTGAG CTGGATGTGGTGCTGGAGACCAACCTGGCCACCATTCGGGTTCTCGAGACTGTGCAGAAGAAGCTGTCCCGAATGTCTGCCGAAGAACAGGCTAAGTTCCACCTGGACAATACGCTGGGTGGCTCCTCTGAGGTTATTCATCGCAAGGCCATCCAGAGGATATACGGTGACAAGGCCCCTGACATCATTGATGGCCTGAAAAGGAACCCAGCTGTTTCTGTCCCAATCGTGTTGAGGAG GCTAAAGACTAAAGACGAGGAGTGGCGGGAAGCCCAGCGGGGCTTTAACAAGATATGGAGGGAGCAGAATGAGAAGTATTACCTGAAGTCTCTGGACCACCAAGGCATCAACTTCAAACAGAATGACACCAAGGTGTTACGGTCCAAGACTCTCCTGAATGAAATTGAGAGTATTTACGATGAG CGTCAGGAACAAATATCAGATGAAAATGGCTCCCTGTCCACCGGCCCCCACCTCACCCTGACTTATGAAGACAGGCAGATCCTGGAAGATGCCGCCGCTCTCATCATCCATCACGTGAAGAGGCAGACCAGTATTCAGAAGGAAGACAAGTACAAGATCAAGCAGATCGTCTACCACTTCATCCCCGACATGCTCTTCTCCCAGCGTGGGGAGCTGTCTGacgtggaggaagaggaggaggaagaggagatggAGATTGATGAGAACGGTGCCAAAAAACACAACGGTGTGGGTGGTGGCAACAGCCCCTCCAAGTCCAAACTTCTCTTCAGCAGTTCCGCCGCACAGAAGCTGCGCAGCTGCGAGGAGGCCTACAACCTCTTCTACGTTAACAACAACTGGTACATCTTCCTGCGGCTGCACCAGACCCTGTGCTCACGCCTGCTGCGCCTCTACACACAAGCTGAGAAGCAGATTGAGGAGGACCTGCGAGAGAAGGACTGGGAAAGGGAGGTCCTGGGCCTCAGACGGGACAAAAATGACAACCCTGCCATCCAGCTTCGACTGAAGGAGCCCA TGGACATTGAAGTGGAGGATTACTACTCAGCCTTCCTGGATATGGTGCGGAACCTGCTGGATGGGAACATGGAGGCATCGCACTATGAGGACTCTTTGAGAGAGATGTTCACCATCCACGCCTACGTAGCCTTCACCATGGACAAGCTTATACAGAGCATCGTCAGACAG ctgcagcacataGTGAGTGATGAGATCTGCGTTCAGGTGACTGACCTGTACTTAGCTGAGTGTGGCAGTGGGGCCACCGGAGGTCCCCTCTCCACTCAAGCATCCAGATCCTCTGCTGAAGGAGCCTACCAGCGCAAGGCCGAGCAACTGATGGCTGACGAGAATTGCTTCAAG CTGATGTTTCTGAAGAACCGGGCAAATGTGCAGCTCACGGTTGACCTgctggacacagaggaggagaacTCTGATGAACCAGCAGACACTGAG CGCTGGTCTGATTATGTGGGTCGGTACCTGAATGCTGAAGCCACGTCCACAGAACTTCGTGAGCACCTCGCGCAAAAGCCTGTGTTCTTGCCAAG GAACCTGCGGCGGATACGGAAGTGCCAGAGAGGACGAgagcagcaggagaaggagcTTAAAGAGGGCGGAAAGAAGGAGAACGCAGAGAACATGAAAATGGAGTGCATGTTCAAACTCAACTCCTACAAGAtggtatatgtgtgtaagtCTGAGGACTACATGTATCGGCGCACTGCCCTGCTGCGAGCTCACCAG TCCCACGAAAGGGTGAGCACACGGCTACACCAGCGCTTCCAGGCCTGGGTGGACTCCTGGGTGAAAGATAACGTCACCCATGACATGGCAGCTGAAACGACCAAATGGCTTATGGGAGATGGGCGCAAGGGCCTTGTGCCCTGCTCCACCACCTGCGAGCCAGAGGTCCTTCATTTCATGAACATCAACAAGTACCGAGTCAAATATGGCACATCCCACAAAGCACCGTAA
- the sin3aa gene encoding SIN3 transcription regulator family member Aa isoform X3: protein MSSVVKSAAAAARGFRVSRSPHEYVFKMKRRLDEQELIFPSQPRRLTGKTETFQHRVLAPAPAVYDAVADTMQPTPGIQYPVPQGYQQVPTVAQSSSSHGHTPNPAMHSGSHHHNTAVQSHGPSVVQGHAHPPAPPASAQGQQQFQRLKVEDALSYLDQVKLQFGSQPQVYNDFLDIMKEFKSQSIDTPGVISRVSQLFKGHPDLIMGFNTFLPPGYKIEVQTNDLVNVTTPGQIHHITPHGISVQNIPPVAPAQPQTPLAGPTTTTAPAPPAQPSPKTNKQPLQSPALTPSSQPNPSIPPYASPRSPPLQPHTQVSSTPNATPLQNNQPVEFNHAISYVNKIKNRFQGQPDIYKAFLEILHTYQKEQRNAKEAGGNYTPALTEQEVYAQVARLFKNQEDLLSEFGQFLPDANSSALLSKTTAEKAESVRNDHGGTVKKLQLNNKQRPNQNGCQIRRPSGPGTTPPVKKKLKVLKDGSLAETSKHGVGTESQFFEKVRKALRSAEAYENFLRCLVIFNQEVISRAELVQLVMPFLGKFPELFTWLKNFLGYKEMSHIETYPKERATEGIAMEIDYASCKRLGSSYRALPKSYQQPKCTGRTPLCKEVLNDTWVSFPSWSEDSTFVSSKKTQYEEHIYRCEDERFELDVVLETNLATIRVLETVQKKLSRMSAEEQAKFHLDNTLGGSSEVIHRKAIQRIYGDKAPDIIDGLKRNPAVSVPIVLRRLKTKDEEWREAQRGFNKIWREQNEKYYLKSLDHQGINFKQNDTKVLRSKTLLNEIESIYDERQEQISDENGSLSTGPHLTLTYEDRQILEDAAALIIHHVKRQTSIQKEDKYKIKQIVYHFIPDMLFSQRGELSDVEEEEEEEEMEIDENGAKKHNGVGGGNSPSKSKLLFSSSAAQKLRSCEEAYNLFYVNNNWYIFLRLHQTLCSRLLRLYTQAEKQIEEDLREKDWEREVLGLRRDKNDNPAIQLRLKEPMDIEVEDYYSAFLDMVRNLLDGNMEASHYEDSLREMFTIHAYVAFTMDKLIQSIVRQLQHIVSDEICVQVTDLYLAECGSGATGGPLSTQASRSSAEGAYQRKAEQLMADENCFKLMFLKNRANVQLTVDLLDTEEENSDEPADTERWSDYVGRYLNAEATSTELREHLAQKPVFLPRNLRRIRKCQRGREQQEKELKEGGKKENAENMKMECMFKLNSYKMVYVCKSEDYMYRRTALLRAHQSHERVSTRLHQRFQAWVDSWVKDNVTHDMAAETTKWLMGDGRKGLVPCSTTCEPEVLHFMNINKYRVKYGTSHKAP from the exons ATGTCCAGTGTGGTGAagagtgctgctgctgcagctcgtGGATTTCGCGT GTCTAGAAGCCCCCACGAGTATGTGTTCAAAATGAAGCGGCGGTTGGATGAACAGGAACTGATCTTCCCATCCCAGCCACGTCGGCTCACCGGCAAAACGGAGACTTTCCAGCATCGTGTTCTGGCCCCTGCGCCAGCTGTGTATGACGCTGTGGCAGACACTATGCAGCCTACCCCTGGTATCCAGTATCCAGTTCCACAAGGGTACCAG CAGGTTCCAACAGTGGCACAGAGTTCCAGCAGTCATGGACACACCCCTAACCCTGCCATGCACAGTGGCTCCCACCACCACAACACAGCTGTTCAGTCTCACGGGCCATCTGTGGTTCAGGGACACGCTCACCCCCCTGCGCCTCCTGCCTCGGCCCAGGGTCAGCAGCAGTTCCAGAGACTTAAG GTTGAGGATGCTTTGTCTTATCTGGACCAAGTAAAACTACAGTTTGGGAGTCAACCACAAGTCTACAATGATTTCCTTGACATAATGAAGGAGTTCAAATCTCAGAG CATTGACACACCAGGGGTAATCAGCAGGGTGTCTCAGCTTTTCAAAGGCCACCCTGACCTCATCATGGGATTCAATACTTTTTTGCCTCCTGGTTACAAGATTGAGGTGCAGACCAATGACCTGGTTAATGTAACCACCCCAGGACAGATCCACCACATCACCCCCCACGGGATCTCAGTCCAAAATATCCCACCTGTAGCACCAGCCCAGCCCCAGACACCACTGGCTGGTCCTACTACGACCACTGCACCAGCTCCCCCTGCACAGCCTTCCCCCAAGACTAACAAG CAACCACTGCAGTCTCCAGCTCTGACCCCAAGCAGCCAACCCAATCCGTCCATTCCGCCATATGCCTCTCCAAGATCTCCACCACTGCAGCCCCACACCCAAGTCAGCAGCACTCCTAATGCCACACCCCTACAGAACAACCAGCCTGTTGAGTTTAACCATGCCATCAGCTACGTCAACAAAATCAAGAACCGTTTCCAAGGACAACCAGACATCTACAAAGCTTTTCTGGAGATCTTGCACACCTATCAG AAAGAGCAGCGAAATGCTAAGGAGGCTGGTGGGAACTACACCCCAGCTCTCACTGAGCAGGAGGTTTACGCTCAGGTTGCGCGACTCTTCAAGAACCAGGAGGACCTTCTGTCAGAGTTCGGCCAGTTCCTGCCTGATGCCAATAGTTCAGCA ctgcTAAGTAAGACTACTGCAGAGAAGGCAGAATCTGTACGCAATGATCATGGGGGCACTGTGAAGAAGCTTCAGCTCAATAACAAACAGCGGCCCAATCAGAATGGTTGCCAGATCCGTAGACCCTCTGGGCCTGGAACCACACCTCCAGTGAAG AAAAAGCTCAAGGTGCTGAAAGATGGATCTCTAGCAGAGACCAGCAAGCACGGAGTTGGAACGGAGTCTCAGTTCTTTGAGAAG GTGCGTAAGGCCCTGCGGAGTGCCGAGGCCTATGAGAACTTCTTGCGGTGCCTAGTCATCTTTAATCAGGAGGTGATCTCTCGAGCTGAGCTGGTGCAGTTGGTGATGCCGTTCTTAGG GAAATTCCCAGAACTTTTTACCTGGCTCAAGAACTTTCTTGGCTACAAAGAAATGTCCCATATTGAGACGTACCCCAAAGAGCGAGCCACTGAGGGGATTGCTATGGAGATCGACTACGCCTCTTGTAAGAGGCTTGGGTCAAGTTACAGAGCACTTCCCAAAAGCTACCAGCAGCCCAAGTGCACAGGCCGAACGCCCCTCTGCAAAGAG GTTCTGAATGACACATGGGTGTCATTTCCCTCTTGGTCAGAGGACTCAACATTTGTTAGCTCAAAGAAGACTCAGTATGAGGAGCACATCTACCGCTGTGAAGATGAGCGCTTTGAG CTGGATGTGGTGCTGGAGACCAACCTGGCCACCATTCGGGTTCTCGAGACTGTGCAGAAGAAGCTGTCCCGAATGTCTGCCGAAGAACAGGCTAAGTTCCACCTGGACAATACGCTGGGTGGCTCCTCTGAGGTTATTCATCGCAAGGCCATCCAGAGGATATACGGTGACAAGGCCCCTGACATCATTGATGGCCTGAAAAGGAACCCAGCTGTTTCTGTCCCAATCGTGTTGAGGAG GCTAAAGACTAAAGACGAGGAGTGGCGGGAAGCCCAGCGGGGCTTTAACAAGATATGGAGGGAGCAGAATGAGAAGTATTACCTGAAGTCTCTGGACCACCAAGGCATCAACTTCAAACAGAATGACACCAAGGTGTTACGGTCCAAGACTCTCCTGAATGAAATTGAGAGTATTTACGATGAG CGTCAGGAACAAATATCAGATGAAAATGGCTCCCTGTCCACCGGCCCCCACCTCACCCTGACTTATGAAGACAGGCAGATCCTGGAAGATGCCGCCGCTCTCATCATCCATCACGTGAAGAGGCAGACCAGTATTCAGAAGGAAGACAAGTACAAGATCAAGCAGATCGTCTACCACTTCATCCCCGACATGCTCTTCTCCCAGCGTGGGGAGCTGTCTGacgtggaggaagaggaggaggaagaggagatggAGATTGATGAGAACGGTGCCAAAAAACACAACGGTGTGGGTGGTGGCAACAGCCCCTCCAAGTCCAAACTTCTCTTCAGCAGTTCCGCCGCACAGAAGCTGCGCAGCTGCGAGGAGGCCTACAACCTCTTCTACGTTAACAACAACTGGTACATCTTCCTGCGGCTGCACCAGACCCTGTGCTCACGCCTGCTGCGCCTCTACACACAAGCTGAGAAGCAGATTGAGGAGGACCTGCGAGAGAAGGACTGGGAAAGGGAGGTCCTGGGCCTCAGACGGGACAAAAATGACAACCCTGCCATCCAGCTTCGACTGAAGGAGCCCA TGGACATTGAAGTGGAGGATTACTACTCAGCCTTCCTGGATATGGTGCGGAACCTGCTGGATGGGAACATGGAGGCATCGCACTATGAGGACTCTTTGAGAGAGATGTTCACCATCCACGCCTACGTAGCCTTCACCATGGACAAGCTTATACAGAGCATCGTCAGACAG ctgcagcacataGTGAGTGATGAGATCTGCGTTCAGGTGACTGACCTGTACTTAGCTGAGTGTGGCAGTGGGGCCACCGGAGGTCCCCTCTCCACTCAAGCATCCAGATCCTCTGCTGAAGGAGCCTACCAGCGCAAGGCCGAGCAACTGATGGCTGACGAGAATTGCTTCAAG CTGATGTTTCTGAAGAACCGGGCAAATGTGCAGCTCACGGTTGACCTgctggacacagaggaggagaacTCTGATGAACCAGCAGACACTGAG CGCTGGTCTGATTATGTGGGTCGGTACCTGAATGCTGAAGCCACGTCCACAGAACTTCGTGAGCACCTCGCGCAAAAGCCTGTGTTCTTGCCAAG GAACCTGCGGCGGATACGGAAGTGCCAGAGAGGACGAgagcagcaggagaaggagcTTAAAGAGGGCGGAAAGAAGGAGAACGCAGAGAACATGAAAATGGAGTGCATGTTCAAACTCAACTCCTACAAGAtggtatatgtgtgtaagtCTGAGGACTACATGTATCGGCGCACTGCCCTGCTGCGAGCTCACCAG TCCCACGAAAGGGTGAGCACACGGCTACACCAGCGCTTCCAGGCCTGGGTGGACTCCTGGGTGAAAGATAACGTCACCCATGACATGGCAGCTGAAACGACCAAATGGCTTATGGGAGATGGGCGCAAGGGCCTTGTGCCCTGCTCCACCACCTGCGAGCCAGAGGTCCTTCATTTCATGAACATCAACAAGTACCGAGTCAAATATGGCACATCCCACAAAGCACCGTAA